From the genome of Vicia villosa cultivar HV-30 ecotype Madison, WI linkage group LG2, Vvil1.0, whole genome shotgun sequence, one region includes:
- the LOC131648611 gene encoding agamous-like MADS-box protein AGL61, whose translation MSKKKSSLGRQKIPIEKIPKKSHLQVTFSKRRSGLFKKASELCTLCGVEIAMIVFSPADKAFSFGHPEVESIVDRFLTRNPPPESSTLQLVEAHRNANVRDLNIQLTQLLNHLEIEKKQGEEIEQARKVRQSQFWWESPIDELALNELVQLKGSIEELKKNMGKFANKCIIEQSNASSSNMGGVKGFGRYDSFDNKFGLGINLVPTYPNAYFGFQNGYL comes from the coding sequence ATGTCAAAGAAGAAATCTAGCTTAGGGAGACAAAAAATTCCTAttgaaaaaataccaaaaaaaagtcATTTGCAAGTTACTTTCTCTAAACGCCGTTCAGGGCTATTCAAAAAAGCTAGTGAACTTTGCACTCTCTGTGGCGTTGAAATTGCAATGATAGTTTTCTCTCCAGCTGACAAGGCATTTTCATTTGGCCATCCAGAAGTCGAGTCTATTGTTGATCGTTTTTTGACTCGCAATCCTCCACCAGAATCCAGTACTCTCCAACTTGTCGAGGCTCATAGAAATGCTAATGTTCGTGATCTCAACATTCAATTGACTCAACTTCTTAACCATTTGGAGATTGAAAAGAAACAAGGGGAGGAGATAGAGCAAGCGAGGAAAGTTAGGCAAAGCCAATTTTGGTGGGAGAGTCCAATTGATGAGCTTGCCTTGAATGAATTGGTTCAATTAAAGGGATCTATTGAGGAGTTAAAGAAGAATATGGGAAAATTTGCTAACAAATGCATCATAGAACAATCTAATGCATCTTCATCAAACATGGGAGGAGTTAAAGGATTTGGACGTTATGATTCATTTGACAACAAATTTGGGCTTGGAATCAATCTTGTTCCCACATATCCTAATGCCTATTTTGGTTTTCAAAATGGGTATCTTTGA